One window from the genome of Diorhabda sublineata isolate icDioSubl1.1 chromosome 10, icDioSubl1.1, whole genome shotgun sequence encodes:
- the LOC130449212 gene encoding ATP-dependent DNA helicase pif1-like, translating into MKPWPGWPLESEQSLAILNEVALIVWDESPMTPKLAIEAVDRYLKDLSKSSLPMVGKCCLFGGDFRQTLPVIIGGHKKDIVNACLKRSVLWSSFRTFHLSINMRARHYVENCEELGNRTFAEWLLNLGDGKIQYVTLHPNSTISGILPDDLIEIPHMLRVSNIDQLIDFVYGNDFSSIENGTRAILCPTNAAVNDINEMILDRMLEIEVKVYYSVDEYKREEDDDFHVTTDLLNSINCAALPPHELKLKIGAIVMLLRNIDIEDGLCNGTRVRIISLGDHIIECEILTGVNIGRKVLLPRIRMISRDTMLPKDMIRTQFPIRLAYGITINKSQGQSLTKAGVYLNGPCFTHGQLYVAFSRVGSADNVRILVNEGNQQGDDLVDDNDSDCDLINDLNDFNTNNLLCNATQVLHFRTELQSLQSLLPSPPPPPLLSLHQPNPKISVDLDRFWQNGIPCYTKAELRSRVSTYDRAGTSRLMPGGKRFGKKRTTEDQQDSDSN; encoded by the exons ATGAAACCATGGCCGGGATGGCCTTTGGAATCAGAACAAAGCCTGGCAATACTCAATGAAGTGGCTTTGATCGTTTGGGATGAATCTCCTATGACCCCTAAATTAGCTATTGAAGCTGTCGATAGATATTTAAAAGATCTATCTAAAAGTTCTTTACCGATGGTTGGCAAATGTTGTTTATTCGGTGGAGATTTTAGACAGACTTTACCGGTAATTATAGGAGGCCATAAAAAGGACATCGTGAATGCGTGTCTCAAACGGAGCGTACTTTGGTCTTCGTTTCGTACTTTCCATCTCAGTATCAATATGAGAGCTAGACATTACGTTGAGAATTGCGAAGAATTAGGTAATCGAACTTTCGCCGAATGGTTGTTGAATTTGGGAGACGGTAAAATTCAATATGTCACTTTACATCCTAATTCAACAATTTCTGGCATTTTACCGGACGATCTTATCGAAATTCCTCATATGCTTCGTGTATCCAACATCGATCAATTGATTGATTTTGTTTATGGAAACGATTTTAGTTCGATAGAAAATGGCACACGTGCTATTCTCTGTCCTACTAATGCGGCCGTTAATGACATTAATGAAATGATCCTTGATAGGATGTTGGAAATTGAGGTTAAAGTCTACTATAGCGTAGACGAATATAAAAGGGAAGAAGATGACGATTTTCACGTGACCACCGATCTTCTTAATTCGATCAATTGTGCTGCTTTACCCCCGCacgaattgaaattaaaaatcgGCGCTATTGTTATGCTTCTTCGTAATATTGATATCGAAGATGGACTATGTAACGGAACTAGAGTACGAATTATATCTTTGGGGGATCATATTATCGAGTGTGAAATTCTGACTGGGGTTAATATCGGACGTAAAGTCCTATTGCCTCGAATAAGAATGATTTCTCGCGATACTATGCTCCCGAAAGATATGATTCGCACGCAATTTCCTATTCGGCTTGCTTATGGTATTACCATAAACAAATCTCAGGGTCAATCATTGACGAAAGCCGGAGTCTATTTAAACGGCCCCTGTTTTACCCACGGTCAGTTGTATGTTGCATTTTCGCGTGTCGGCTCCGCTGATAATGTTCGTATATTGGTGAACGAAGGTAACCAACAAG GTGATGATTTGGTTGATGATAACGATAGTGATTGTGATTTAATTAACgatttaaatgattttaatactaataatttaCTATGTAATGCTACCCAAGTCCTCCATTTCAGAACAGAATTACAGTCGTTGCAATCGTTATTACCGTCGCCACCTCCGCCACCGCTTCTATCGTTACATCAACCGAATCCAAAAATTTCCGTCGATTTAGATCGTTTCTGGCAAAACGGTATACCTTGCTATACGAAAGCCGAACTTAGGTCTCGTGTATCAACGTACGACCGAGCTGGTACATCTCGATTAATGCCGGGCGGCAAAAGGTTTGGTAAAAAAAGAACAACGGAAGATCAACAAGATAGCGattcaaattaa